In the Necator americanus strain Aroian chromosome X, whole genome shotgun sequence genome, GAACATCTTACTCCAGTTCATTTTCAGTCCATTTCCTTCTATTCGTACTTCAATTATTTCTAGCTGCTCATGCCGAAAGAGCTTGAGGAAAAGATTTACAACTATGTGGAAAATGGTACCTGGCCACCCGCAACACCGCCTGCGCCCTTGCCAAGTGTCTTCGAGGAATTTGAACCGCTCGACGAGGAGGACCCACGGGAAGACGAGCGCGTCGAAGCCAGTGCAGAAATTGACTATGTAATGGACGAGAGAATCATTGCAAGGTTTGCTGATGGTAAGAGAAAGATCATGGTCTTTTGCGATACTATCTTGTTGTTAGAGATTTCTAATCAGTATTTCTACTATGTTCTTTGAATCAGAGTTCATTCACCAGTTCATATGCCACGGATCGTATTTTTACGAGGGTTCGATGCCCACGCGTGTTGCCAGATGTTAAAGTACAGAAATATAGAAGCTTAAAATGAGTGTACATACGAACATTTATTCTAATGCGACACTACGATAATGGGGTCAAGGCCTGTAgattaatttgaaaatctttACTTTGTCTTCAGAAATGAAGTCTAATGAGAACCCTAGGATTATTTGCTACATTTAACGACAATGCGTTTTTGAACTGTAACTCTGAAACCGGCGaattaatttgtttgttttttttttgttcgttgcGTAGTGGTGTATGTCTATGTTATACGTAATAGTAAGCATGACACAAATGTGATATTTGTTGGGACCATTAGCGCTATTTCTACAAGAGCAGTTCTCATGTTGTATGTAGGGATTAAACCACAATTTATGATTATGCAAACCACAACCATCGTACACGATAACCAAACCACCAGGAGCTTGGTCTTTACTGATAGTCGAGAAATCTGATTTCTCCTTTATTCCTTTTCAGTGTATCTCCAACATACTAATATAGGGTGAAATAGGAAAACTAGCATTGTTGGAACATAATAGTTGCTTGATGTCTGCTTGATGTCTGCTTGATGTCTGTCCAACCATCAGTCCTCACCTGTCGTTGGACTCTGATTGAAAATGGGCGTAGAATTTGACTTGGGTGATTTACATGATCAAAggcatcacgaatctgggatggtgcgggtttcggGTGGgctatgcctatacgaggtcgtagattgtgtggaagaaggtgattccgtccatttcctcctaattgtagtaaaaaacggcccggaagatgcagcgcgtgcacaaggctggcgtgctccaatagaacttgttgtagaaaatacgcTCACGCCCCCAGAACGCTCGACTCCccatcttttgttttttttttacgatcaGGATGAAATGAGCGGAATCCGCCCCGTTTctgtaatctacgatcccgtatagtctttgatgATCGGAAATctatatcacgtcagattcgggggtgatgtctttaagtggTCCGTCTAATGACTGTAACAGATCCATTATATCTTCACTCTTTACTCTCGTACCCACGATATCCCCATTTCATGGGTTTATTTCtcgttttgttttgcttcagAACAATTTCAGATCCTATAGATTTCTCACAAATACAGCATGACGAGGCTGTAACTACGAAGCTTGCAAGTTTTTAAGAAACATGGTTGTTTTTACTTGTCCCGGTGTATGACTGGATTATATTACACGATCTTCTATATCAAACTTGTTGTACTTGGTTGTTGTTGGAGTGTTGGAAAATCAAGGACGCATGTATGGATTTACTACGTCAATGATTGTGTAAATGTGGAGAGCAATCAAGTTGGTACTaggaatttgaattttgaattggaatttactttttttcagtcGAATAATTCGGACGCAGTTCCTCGATTTTCCCGCATAAGTTTCTAGACTTTCTAGACTAGATTTATTCGAAATAAGCTGAATCGCAGTCGTCGAAAATTATGTGCATCTGGATGACGGAATATACAAGCTGCTGATTCTACACGTGTTGTTGGTGCTTTATGTCTCAACTTTCCAACGATATCAACTAATTCACGACTCCTGCAATGAATAAATTCAGAAGCGGTAAGAAACAAGTAAACGATAATAATCCTCTGGAAGCGTTTTTAATAACATCTAAACTCAAAATTACAGAGCAACATCGGCTTTAGATATAGATTTGTGTAGATTGCACATTTTGCGATGAGCATTTCATCCGAGTAATGTGACATCACAGTTCAGCagtcctttcttttttgttgcacTTTCTCTCATTATTGTAATGTTGTCTTCTGTTACGATAGGAGTTTGTTTTATCGGAAGATAGATTACTGTGAAGGAGAATGTCCTCATTTGCACTGAGTTCACTGCACACAGTACAGCTCAATTAGAAATCGGCCTGTTAACCTTTTTTGAAGTCGAGATAGTCGTACATCAGCTTCTGACGGAGTCTTTCCCTCAGGAGCTGGCATCTTCAATGCTCACCGTTTAACGTCTCACGACCCGTCTACTAAGGAAAACGTGGAACTATATAGATCCCGTCCAGTATCTTTTAGATTTGTTCACTGTACTTGTTCCCAAAGTTGTACATGCGTGGCATAAAAAGGAATTTCCTATGTACTTTCATCAATTTCAGTCATTAACTTTTACGATGATCATATGGTGATCGATGACGAAAAGATGATGACACGTATACGGTCGGTCCACCGCATCCCACTGCCTCATGATCGTTTGCGAGAGCTAACCGTCGCCCTGAAAGGGACCTCAGTGCACCGAGATGGTGCACCCTCCACGCCATGCACACTATTTCAGCGCGGTGAGGTGTCACATAGTGACACTACTGTGTGTTGCATATTACCGGGAGCAAATTTCATCTTCCTTTCGTGCAGAGAGCAAAATGTCGAGAGCGCTTGTGATCTCCTAAGATCAACACGTGCACAACCACTCACCAGAGCAATTAAACAGCTCTAAAGGCGGTCATCCCAAAGAAGTAAGGTCATCTCCAGAGGAGATTTACAGTAGCTGCGCTCTGAGCTATTGATGACTGTTCTGTATTAGTAGCTGCATAACTGTAGTCTCTCCTTCACTTTAATCGTTGATATCATAGATCGAAAAGGTCCCAACAAATCGTAGATCAATTAGGTCGTGGTTCCCAAAGTCGTCACTGCTTCTTTATTTCACCATTTCGCCGATCAATAAAGCGTGTATGCTCAATATTCTCAGAAAATCACTGAATGACGAGAACATATGCGATATACTATATTCTTCTTATGTATGTACCCCCGTGAGAAATCACTATTGAAGTGTTTAACCCACAAATTGACTCAACTCTCAACATGAAGACCACGCTCATCTTTTTAGTTTCGCCaccatattttcttctaaagagCCCTATTCATTAGTGAGTATATCCTGTCTATTATTGTCAGCTCCACTTATTGACCTACTCTGAATTTCATTGTTAAGACTCAATAGAAGAACATCCTACGTTACCAGTCTTACCAGAGGTGACCCATATCATAATTAAAAACCATTGATATGTGCTGGATATAAGCAATCAACAACTGTACTGTGTAATGTAAGACAACGATCTTAAGTGGATTTCTTAAGAGTCGGGCACTATTTGGCGTtcataaattttgaagaagagcTTTTAGCCTCACTTTCTTTTGAAAGAGACATTCTTTCATAACGAACAATAGAAATTGTACAGAAGATGTGAAATATTTGATGGATCATCTTTGAATGTGTTATGCTTTACCTACCTCTCACCCACGCAAAATCCAACAAAGTGATTTGAATTCACATTCACAATTCGATTTGAATTACAAAGATTTGTTCGGATAGCAGTTGTGCGCATTCAATGCTACATTGtaaagtagggtcaaaacgacatgaaacacgttgtatagttgggtcaaaacgacatgaagcacggaccgttacATAAGtgaccgcgctcggaagcggtgcggtcgagacagcggttggaatcgaggtgggaccatggcgaactgcagaggtgagtggcggCAGTGTGGGTTCTtacgcgatcccaaccgctccgcttcgagcgcagccgcttgcgcaaatgtccgtgcttca is a window encoding:
- a CDS encoding hypothetical protein (NECATOR_CHRX.G21690.T1) is translated as MDSDCETALLMPKELEEKIYNYVENGTWPPATPPAPLPSVFEEFEPLDEEDPREDERVEASAEIDYVMDERIIARFADVINFYDDHMVIDDEKMMTRIREQNVESACDLLRSTRAQPLTRAIKQL